One genomic window of Polyangium aurulentum includes the following:
- a CDS encoding metallophosphoesterase, with amino-acid sequence MSTRLLVLSDLHIAPPGDLAAFKSGPMLAAFLREQARADTTLVLAGDIFDLLHVRDHPGVLDMPGAPDLLRRTFQAIAEEPWGRDIFQSLAALLEAGGRCILLPGNHDPELFHPNARAILLDALGLANHSGLVFHTDDVPLRLQVGPHPVLIGHGHRVDAWNDIDPSAVRRAIAMGARDVALPPGSRLVHEVLRPFKLAKDAHTGRPRFPFVDLLKPELPAVPLLLLYLDPAMCGSLLDRAFGVVRARLTRRFARRLRLGPVLGSTAAIEPPENLDEVLADALAQEISERDRRAPEATMHRLEAWLDGTPPPREGTLVTHSLWRAPLRAALRLLSQDGSFFNEHVTSADDEALIAQHLTPEAAPCVGIFGHTHAARHIERDGWAYINTGTWMGLMKLPQLDDEEETRAWIDALEAGQVPREERLTYAEVTDRGAALVRL; translated from the coding sequence ATGAGCACCCGCCTCCTCGTCCTCTCTGACCTCCACATCGCCCCGCCGGGCGACCTCGCCGCTTTCAAATCAGGTCCCATGCTCGCCGCTTTCCTCCGCGAGCAGGCCCGCGCAGATACAACCCTCGTCCTCGCCGGCGACATCTTCGATCTCCTCCACGTCCGCGACCACCCTGGCGTCCTCGACATGCCCGGCGCCCCCGACCTCCTCCGCCGCACCTTCCAGGCCATCGCCGAGGAGCCCTGGGGACGTGACATCTTCCAATCTCTCGCAGCGCTCCTCGAGGCCGGCGGCCGTTGCATCCTGCTCCCCGGCAATCACGACCCCGAGCTTTTTCACCCCAACGCGCGCGCCATCCTCCTCGATGCGCTTGGCCTAGCGAACCATTCCGGCCTCGTTTTCCACACCGACGACGTGCCCCTCCGCTTGCAGGTAGGTCCTCACCCCGTCCTCATCGGCCACGGCCACCGCGTGGACGCCTGGAACGACATCGACCCTTCCGCTGTCCGCCGCGCCATCGCGATGGGTGCCCGCGATGTCGCCCTCCCGCCGGGCTCCCGCCTCGTCCACGAGGTCCTGCGCCCCTTCAAGCTTGCCAAAGACGCGCACACCGGCCGTCCCCGCTTCCCGTTCGTGGATCTGCTCAAGCCCGAGTTACCGGCCGTTCCGCTGCTGCTGCTCTATCTCGACCCCGCGATGTGCGGCTCCCTTCTCGACCGCGCCTTCGGCGTCGTCCGTGCCCGCCTCACGCGCCGCTTCGCGCGCCGCTTGCGGCTCGGACCCGTGCTCGGCAGCACCGCCGCCATCGAGCCTCCCGAAAACCTCGACGAGGTGCTCGCCGATGCTTTGGCGCAAGAAATCAGCGAGCGCGACAGAAGGGCCCCGGAAGCGACGATGCACCGGCTCGAAGCCTGGCTCGATGGCACGCCCCCGCCCCGGGAGGGCACCCTCGTCACGCATTCCCTCTGGCGCGCGCCCTTGCGAGCTGCCCTGCGCCTGCTCTCGCAAGATGGCTCGTTCTTCAATGAGCACGTAACCAGCGCCGACGACGAAGCGCTCATCGCGCAGCACCTCACGCCCGAAGCGGCGCCGTGTGTGGGGATCTTCGGACACACCCATGCCGCGCGGCACATCGAGCGCGACGGGTGGGCGTATATCAACACGGGCACCTGGATGGGCCTGATGAAGCTCCCACAACTTGACGACGAGGAAGAGACCCGCGCCTGGATCGATGCGCTCGAGGCTGGGCAAGTACCACGTGAAGAGCGGCTCACCTACGCCGAGGTGACCGACCGCGGAGCGGCGCTCGTGCGGCTCTGA
- a CDS encoding Uma2 family endonuclease has product MSPKASAAVETITPAEYLALERSSPEKHEYFGGEIFAMAGASEEHNLIVGNLVGELRQALRQGPCRVYPSDMRVKVSTGGLYTYPDVIVVCSRPEFEDEKRDTLTNPEVLVEVLSDSSERYDRGRKFEHYRKILSLQEYILVSQDQVLVEQFTRKDDGSWGLREHRAGGRLWLASIGCELLVDEVYLKVFSS; this is encoded by the coding sequence ATGAGCCCCAAGGCTTCGGCCGCGGTCGAGACCATCACCCCCGCGGAATACCTCGCCCTTGAGCGCAGCTCACCCGAGAAGCACGAGTACTTCGGGGGTGAGATCTTCGCCATGGCGGGGGCGAGCGAGGAGCACAACCTCATCGTCGGCAATCTGGTGGGCGAGCTTCGCCAGGCGCTGCGCCAGGGCCCGTGCCGCGTCTACCCGTCCGACATGCGCGTGAAGGTCTCGACGGGCGGGCTCTACACGTACCCCGACGTGATTGTCGTTTGCAGCCGCCCCGAATTCGAGGACGAAAAACGCGACACCCTGACCAACCCCGAGGTCCTCGTCGAAGTCCTCTCCGACTCCTCCGAGCGCTACGACCGCGGGAGGAAGTTCGAGCACTACCGCAAGATCCTCTCGTTGCAGGAGTACATCCTCGTCTCGCAGGACCAGGTGCTCGTCGAGCAATTCACTCGAAAGGACGACGGCTCCTGGGGCCTGCGCGAGCACCGCGCCGGCGGACGGCTCTGGCTCGCATCGATTGGCTGCGAGCTGTTGGTGGACGAGGTTTACCTGAAGGTCTTCAGCAGCTAA
- a CDS encoding MAPEG family protein: protein MMPPTFEIWVASLVVLFFKMHFNSAMQKRGRDAAGAYPRPEDARMFNMEVKEDTGLAWRAGRCWQNDLENIPLYLFLSLAYVLAGGPEPWAYILFGAFTLARVLHTVFYLRAAQPWRFLSYTAGHLAQLGIVGILVYRLFVA, encoded by the coding sequence ATGATGCCCCCCACCTTCGAGATCTGGGTCGCTTCCCTCGTCGTCCTCTTCTTCAAAATGCACTTCAACTCGGCCATGCAGAAGCGCGGCCGTGATGCAGCCGGGGCCTATCCGCGGCCCGAGGATGCCAGGATGTTCAACATGGAGGTCAAAGAGGACACCGGCCTCGCCTGGCGGGCCGGGCGCTGCTGGCAGAATGACCTCGAGAACATCCCGCTCTATCTGTTTCTGTCGCTCGCCTACGTCCTCGCGGGCGGCCCCGAGCCATGGGCGTACATTCTCTTCGGCGCGTTCACCCTCGCCCGCGTCCTGCACACCGTGTTTTATCTCCGCGCCGCGCAGCCCTGGCGGTTTCTCAGCTATACCGCCGGGCACCTGGCCCAGCTCGGGATCGTCGGAATCCTGGTCTACAGGCTGTTCGTCGCGTGA
- a CDS encoding FAD-binding protein: protein MSARVLVLGAGVAGLAAAFRARRRGLETIVVGAGVGASALGGGAVDDVPWEERLRAARLLRDPMRVHALSPEVVAFSDALGLWDLPADGAPAPLVATVAGRLRPARGRDRGLLDLARLPEGARVLLPRAPRGGWDADAIATTLEGELLARRMGLRFQAVDIPVLRYADEARIHDGDLAMRHDDPARLAWLADRLREGIAKAGEPASAILLGSWLGVSEARAEELSSRVGVPVGEALVGIGSAAGLRFEAARDRLLAQLRAEVVTDRAGALRTEGGRVTVTLVRGAPITADAVVLAIGGLAGGGVVYAPPEHAAGDDLPPRGAVPYRLSVDMSVSFSAGAGQLGVVASMQGPELDVTAWPSAARTGALEAVGVHCTNGRVAEGVNAAGDVVAGRPRTLLEAVASGVRAADAI, encoded by the coding sequence GTGAGCGCTCGCGTCCTCGTTCTCGGCGCAGGCGTCGCCGGGCTCGCGGCGGCTTTTCGCGCGCGGCGCCGCGGGCTCGAGACGATCGTGGTCGGCGCGGGCGTCGGTGCGAGCGCGCTCGGCGGCGGCGCGGTCGACGACGTGCCCTGGGAGGAGCGCCTGCGCGCGGCTCGCTTGCTCCGCGATCCGATGCGCGTGCACGCGCTCTCGCCCGAGGTGGTCGCGTTCTCGGATGCGCTCGGCCTGTGGGATCTGCCGGCGGATGGCGCGCCCGCGCCGCTCGTCGCGACCGTCGCGGGAAGGCTGCGTCCGGCGCGCGGTCGCGATCGAGGCCTGCTCGATCTCGCGCGTTTGCCCGAGGGCGCGCGCGTGCTTCTCCCTCGTGCGCCGCGCGGCGGCTGGGACGCGGACGCGATCGCCACGACGCTCGAAGGGGAGCTCCTCGCGCGCCGCATGGGCCTTCGCTTCCAGGCGGTCGACATCCCCGTGCTCCGCTACGCGGACGAGGCGCGCATCCACGACGGCGACCTCGCCATGCGTCACGACGATCCCGCGCGCCTCGCCTGGCTCGCCGATCGATTGCGTGAGGGCATCGCGAAGGCCGGCGAGCCGGCGAGCGCCATCCTGCTCGGCTCGTGGCTCGGCGTGAGCGAGGCCCGCGCGGAGGAGCTCTCTTCGCGCGTCGGCGTGCCCGTGGGCGAGGCGCTCGTCGGCATCGGCTCTGCGGCGGGCCTGCGGTTCGAAGCTGCGCGCGACAGGCTCCTCGCGCAGCTCCGCGCGGAGGTCGTGACCGATCGCGCCGGCGCGCTGCGCACCGAAGGCGGACGCGTGACCGTGACGCTCGTGCGCGGCGCGCCGATCACGGCCGATGCGGTCGTGCTCGCGATAGGTGGCCTCGCGGGTGGCGGCGTCGTCTACGCGCCCCCCGAGCACGCGGCCGGCGACGATCTGCCTCCGCGCGGCGCCGTCCCCTACAGGCTCTCGGTGGACATGTCCGTCTCGTTCTCCGCGGGCGCGGGGCAGCTCGGCGTGGTCGCCTCGATGCAGGGACCGGAGCTCGACGTCACCGCCTGGCCCTCGGCCGCGCGCACCGGCGCGCTCGAGGCGGTCGGCGTGCATTGCACGAACGGCCGCGTCGCCGAGGGCGTCAACGCGGCGGGCGACGTCGTTGCAGGTCGACCGCGCACGCTGCTCGAGGCCGTCGCTTCGGGCGTGCGCGCCGCCGACGCGATCTAG
- a CDS encoding glycerol-3-phosphate dehydrogenase/oxidase, whose amino-acid sequence MPRHVEHPAHLPPGRSDHDVDLVVIGGGVNGTGVARDAAMRGLRVALFERNDLAFGASGNNSGMIHGGVRYLTTDPHVTATSCRDSGHIQSIAPHMLFRVPFLVPVEAGGSGRVMLTLIDAFFEAYDKYAPLKRGKPHALLKADELRQLEPGLRGDIIGGVSFDEWGIDGARLCTANATDAAERGAKIFVGCTVEAIERREDNREVVAVRYRDRMTGEIGRIRTGTVVNATGAWAPITASLGGIAPTAARVRPGKGIHIVYDRRLSNYAIMGKTIDGRQIFAAPWQNMTIVGTTDDDFYGDLDQVRATSEEVRYLVQGIARVFPQIRSARAIGTYAGVRPTIYAYGPSEDELSREHDIVDHAAHGAPGVFSMVGGKLASYRIFAEEMTDILAQRFGIGARCATHSTPLPGGDRPVDAMDLAKRMEIDPIAARRLVFRHGSRSLVIAERVRERPREASVVCACEPVLEAEVRHVVRNEWARTVGDVARRTRLGLGACGGMRCAARCGQIVAQELELPPREGLNQAMTFLARQAHTRAVALGPEQARQEALAIAGVRSELGFDGDDSPEGEAA is encoded by the coding sequence ATGCCGCGTCATGTCGAACATCCTGCCCATCTCCCTCCCGGGCGATCTGATCACGACGTCGACCTTGTCGTCATTGGCGGCGGCGTCAACGGAACCGGGGTCGCGCGCGACGCGGCCATGCGAGGCCTGCGCGTCGCGCTCTTCGAGCGCAACGACCTCGCCTTCGGCGCCAGCGGCAACAACAGCGGCATGATTCACGGGGGCGTCCGGTACTTGACCACCGACCCCCACGTCACCGCGACCTCCTGCCGCGACTCGGGGCACATCCAGTCCATCGCGCCCCACATGCTCTTCCGCGTGCCCTTCCTCGTCCCCGTCGAGGCCGGCGGCAGCGGGCGCGTGATGCTCACCCTCATCGACGCCTTCTTCGAGGCCTACGACAAGTACGCGCCCCTCAAGCGCGGAAAACCTCACGCCCTCCTCAAGGCGGACGAGCTGCGACAGCTCGAGCCGGGGCTGCGCGGCGACATCATCGGCGGCGTCAGCTTCGACGAGTGGGGCATCGACGGCGCGCGCCTCTGCACCGCGAACGCCACCGACGCGGCCGAGCGCGGCGCGAAGATCTTCGTCGGCTGCACGGTCGAGGCGATCGAGCGGCGCGAGGACAACCGCGAGGTCGTCGCGGTACGCTACCGCGATCGCATGACGGGCGAGATCGGCCGCATCCGGACGGGCACGGTCGTCAACGCGACGGGCGCGTGGGCGCCCATCACGGCCTCGCTCGGCGGCATCGCGCCCACGGCGGCGCGCGTGCGCCCGGGCAAGGGCATCCACATCGTCTACGACCGGCGCCTGTCGAACTACGCCATCATGGGCAAGACCATCGACGGCCGGCAGATCTTCGCCGCTCCCTGGCAGAACATGACCATCGTCGGCACCACCGACGACGACTTCTACGGCGACCTCGATCAGGTGCGCGCCACGAGCGAAGAGGTCCGCTACCTCGTCCAGGGCATCGCCCGCGTCTTTCCGCAGATCCGCTCCGCGCGCGCCATCGGCACCTACGCGGGCGTGCGGCCGACGATCTACGCGTACGGGCCTTCCGAGGACGAGCTGTCGCGCGAGCACGACATCGTCGATCACGCGGCGCACGGCGCGCCCGGCGTCTTCTCGATGGTCGGCGGCAAGCTCGCGAGCTACCGCATCTTCGCCGAGGAGATGACCGACATCCTCGCCCAGCGCTTCGGCATCGGCGCGCGCTGCGCCACGCACTCCACGCCCCTGCCCGGAGGCGACAGGCCCGTCGACGCGATGGACCTCGCCAAGCGCATGGAGATCGATCCGATCGCCGCGCGCCGCCTCGTGTTCAGGCACGGCTCGCGCTCGCTCGTCATCGCGGAGCGGGTGCGCGAGAGGCCGCGCGAGGCGAGCGTCGTGTGCGCGTGCGAGCCCGTGCTCGAGGCCGAGGTGCGCCACGTCGTTCGCAACGAGTGGGCGCGCACCGTCGGCGACGTCGCGCGCAGGACGCGGCTCGGGCTCGGCGCCTGCGGCGGCATGCGATGCGCGGCGCGCTGCGGTCAGATCGTCGCGCAGGAGCTCGAGCTGCCCCCGCGCGAAGGGCTCAACCAGGCCATGACGTTCCTCGCGCGCCAGGCGCACACGCGCGCCGTGGCGCTCGGACCCGAGCAGGCCAGGCAGGAGGCGCTCGCGATCGCGGGCGTGCGCTCCGAGCTCGGCTTCGATGGCGACGACTCGCCGGAAGGAGAAGCGGCGTGA
- a CDS encoding tetratricopeptide repeat protein, with the protein MTPEPYSVELHLKRSREASTREGKFDLMLVDCGRSGTFAHSAGTAFLDLRSQTIPRLGMTVNDFLTAFLRGDPGAETDGLLFGQHLLDRLLADAEVRALWDEIQARRSVRPLRLELLLPRDDAGVVTDIPFELLADAQGFLFYRYGWSLVRVIAGLEPRTVSLAPEDTLLVAWANPAVEPLLPESLFKAHEVGTEAPAAQGVLTLKPPCRHATLTKLEESLMSGGRTTVVSLVAHGSERGGAVWLHKEGGEGYPSDDGHPVGAAELAAAFKRGRVDAALLWVCHGGKHGAVSGSLAAALLDPDRGDLAAVVTAHAAIRADGTATVLERTLRALRSERDLGRAVNVGRMALTSTDLQWAAPVFYARPVEGRDVTVESVVDSVRAPASTAPGTVEYAPKLASYFRGREDVMRQGLAMLDGARLVSVTGMGGIGKSEVANAIARQAAMDARFGLSRAVWLSLDGLRSAEDVRGVLAVAFGAEPAACPNDMALARHVGGGRALVVLDNAEDAIRGNRGATRELVRTLLRICPSLRLLLATREALGDLGEEREEVLPLVKLSPGAAREVFSLVAGDRLSEAEKGTQAFEDILGWLDGHPQSIVLVARQVGTMSMDTLWGRLRAKGAEAVQIAGLEGESPDAKGDALLRRDRLVSSLNLSFRPLYENQALRGAAEMFLWLGHLPAGLPGVLVPVVFGEQGEEHRATLLRRCMAEEADRERRLVLPVPVRDYARARAVALLSPERKLELVTASFRGLALWLEHLHARAGQPGAREVLDRGVRESANWRALLDVVAEIGMPEAGSAPCRALAEPMARAFWFWSGIMSLAGRAQAAAAIGEQVRVRLVGALVPTSLAQVAEALGDLFVRTDRLKEAEEAYEHALPIYKAIDARLGEANTLRALGDLFVRTARLKEAEEAYGHALPIYKAIDDRLGEANTLHALGDLFVRTARLKEAEEAYGHALPMYKAIDDRLGEANTRKALGDLFVRTDRLKEAEEAYEHALPIYKAIDARLGEANTRKALGDLFVRTDRLKEAEEAYEHALPIYKAIDARLGEANTLRALGDLFVRTARLKEAEEAYEHALPIYKAIDARLGEANTLRALGDLFVRTARLKEAEEAYEHALPIYKAIDARLGEANTRKALGDLFVRTARLKEAEEAYEHALPIYKAIDARLGEANTRKALGDLFVRTARLKEAEEAYGHALPLYKAVDDRLGEANTRAGLGNLALVRREYAAAFLHQCEALALQRRIDNQLGIAATHAYLARVALAAGYLIRAAALLQPAINYFTLTDDHFDLLLALNDLARAYGALNREEAAFAALLLAWHNAAVIGHPFAEQMSQATNEPGPPSGDALAEAERIVHEALAGSQAELERQGIDPYAPLEIP; encoded by the coding sequence ATGACGCCAGAGCCCTACTCCGTGGAGCTTCACCTCAAGCGCTCGCGGGAGGCGAGCACGCGGGAGGGGAAGTTCGACCTGATGCTCGTGGACTGCGGTCGTTCGGGGACGTTTGCTCATAGCGCGGGAACTGCGTTTCTCGATCTTCGAAGCCAGACGATCCCGCGTCTGGGCATGACGGTGAACGACTTCTTGACGGCGTTTCTCCGGGGCGACCCGGGCGCGGAGACGGACGGGCTCCTGTTCGGCCAGCACCTGCTCGATCGGCTTCTGGCCGACGCCGAGGTGCGGGCGCTCTGGGACGAGATTCAGGCGCGCAGGAGCGTTCGTCCGCTGCGGCTCGAGTTGCTCTTGCCTCGCGACGACGCGGGGGTGGTCACCGACATCCCCTTCGAGCTGCTCGCGGACGCGCAGGGCTTCTTGTTTTACCGGTACGGATGGTCGCTCGTGCGTGTGATCGCCGGGCTAGAACCCCGCACTGTCTCGCTTGCGCCGGAGGACACGCTGCTCGTGGCCTGGGCGAACCCAGCCGTGGAACCCTTGCTGCCCGAGTCGCTCTTCAAGGCCCACGAGGTGGGGACCGAAGCGCCGGCAGCGCAGGGAGTGCTCACGCTGAAGCCTCCCTGCAGACACGCGACGCTCACAAAGCTCGAGGAGAGCTTGATGAGCGGTGGCAGGACGACGGTGGTGTCGCTTGTCGCGCACGGCTCGGAGCGAGGCGGGGCCGTGTGGCTGCACAAGGAGGGCGGCGAGGGGTATCCGAGCGATGATGGTCACCCGGTCGGAGCAGCGGAGCTTGCCGCGGCTTTCAAGCGCGGGCGGGTGGATGCCGCGCTGCTCTGGGTTTGCCATGGCGGCAAGCACGGCGCAGTTTCAGGGAGCCTGGCGGCTGCTCTGCTCGATCCAGATCGGGGGGACCTTGCCGCGGTCGTCACTGCGCACGCGGCGATCCGCGCGGACGGCACGGCCACGGTGCTCGAGCGGACGCTGCGCGCGCTGCGGAGCGAGCGCGATCTGGGGCGTGCGGTGAACGTCGGCCGGATGGCCCTCACGTCGACGGATTTGCAGTGGGCAGCGCCGGTGTTCTATGCGCGCCCGGTGGAGGGGCGGGACGTGACGGTCGAGTCCGTGGTCGACTCGGTGCGCGCCCCTGCGAGCACGGCGCCGGGGACAGTGGAGTACGCGCCCAAGCTCGCGTCGTACTTCAGGGGGCGCGAGGATGTGATGAGGCAGGGTCTCGCAATGCTCGACGGGGCGCGGCTCGTGTCGGTAACGGGGATGGGCGGCATCGGCAAGAGCGAGGTCGCGAATGCGATCGCTCGTCAAGCTGCGATGGACGCCAGGTTCGGGCTCTCGCGGGCGGTCTGGTTGTCCCTCGATGGACTGCGAAGCGCGGAGGACGTTCGTGGCGTGCTAGCGGTGGCGTTCGGGGCGGAGCCAGCGGCGTGCCCCAACGACATGGCGCTCGCACGGCACGTGGGGGGAGGGCGTGCGCTCGTCGTGCTCGACAACGCGGAGGACGCCATTCGGGGCAATCGTGGGGCGACACGTGAGCTCGTGCGAACACTTCTCCGGATATGTCCGTCGCTGCGGCTTCTGCTTGCGACGCGGGAGGCGCTCGGGGATCTCGGCGAGGAGCGCGAGGAAGTGCTCCCGCTGGTCAAGCTCTCTCCGGGGGCCGCGCGGGAGGTGTTCTCGTTAGTGGCTGGGGACCGTCTCTCTGAGGCTGAGAAAGGAACCCAGGCGTTCGAGGACATCCTCGGGTGGCTGGATGGGCACCCGCAGTCAATTGTGCTCGTCGCGCGGCAGGTGGGGACCATGTCCATGGATACGCTATGGGGGCGTCTTCGCGCGAAAGGGGCCGAGGCGGTGCAGATCGCGGGGCTCGAGGGGGAGTCTCCGGATGCGAAGGGCGACGCTCTCCTGCGTCGAGACCGGCTCGTGAGCAGCCTGAACTTGTCGTTCCGGCCGCTTTACGAAAACCAAGCACTGCGCGGGGCGGCGGAGATGTTCCTGTGGCTCGGGCACCTGCCGGCAGGGCTGCCGGGTGTGCTGGTGCCGGTGGTGTTTGGTGAGCAGGGCGAGGAGCATCGGGCGACATTGCTGCGCCGGTGCATGGCGGAGGAGGCTGACCGCGAGCGGCGGCTGGTGTTGCCGGTGCCGGTGAGGGATTACGCGCGAGCGCGTGCGGTAGCATTGCTATCTCCGGAGCGGAAGCTCGAATTGGTGACTGCGAGCTTCCGCGGCCTCGCGCTTTGGCTGGAGCACCTGCATGCGCGCGCAGGCCAACCCGGCGCGAGGGAGGTGCTGGATCGGGGCGTGCGTGAATCTGCGAACTGGAGGGCTCTCCTGGACGTGGTCGCTGAGATCGGGATGCCGGAGGCGGGCAGCGCGCCATGCCGCGCTCTGGCGGAACCCATGGCGCGGGCTTTCTGGTTTTGGTCAGGGATCATGTCCTTGGCGGGAAGAGCACAGGCCGCCGCCGCAATCGGAGAGCAGGTGCGTGTCCGCCTCGTAGGCGCCTTGGTCCCCACCTCACTGGCGCAAGTCGCCGAAGCGCTGGGCGACCTGTTCGTGCGCACCGATAGGTTGAAGGAGGCGGAAGAGGCGTACGAGCATGCGCTGCCCATCTACAAGGCCATCGACGCTCGGCTTGGCGAAGCCAACACCCTCCGGGCCCTCGGGGACCTGTTCGTGCGCACCGCTAGGTTGAAGGAGGCGGAAGAGGCGTACGGGCATGCGCTGCCCATCTATAAGGCCATCGACGATCGGCTTGGCGAAGCCAACACCCTCCATGCCCTCGGGGACCTGTTCGTGCGCACCGCTAGGTTGAAGGAGGCGGAAGAGGCGTACGGGCATGCGCTGCCCATGTACAAGGCCATCGACGATCGGCTTGGCGAAGCCAACACCCGAAAGGCCCTCGGGGACCTGTTCGTGCGCACCGATAGGTTGAAGGAGGCGGAAGAGGCGTACGAGCATGCGCTGCCCATCTACAAGGCCATCGACGCTCGGCTTGGCGAAGCCAACACCCGAAAGGCCCTCGGGGACCTGTTCGTGCGCACCGATAGGTTGAAGGAGGCGGAAGAGGCGTACGAGCATGCGCTGCCCATCTACAAGGCCATCGACGCTCGGCTTGGCGAAGCCAACACCCTCCGGGCCCTCGGGGACCTGTTCGTGCGCACCGCTAGGTTGAAGGAGGCGGAAGAGGCGTACGAGCATGCGCTGCCCATCTACAAGGCCATCGACGCTCGGCTTGGCGAAGCCAACACCCTCCGGGCCCTCGGGGACCTGTTCGTGCGCACCGCTAGGTTGAAGGAGGCGGAAGAGGCGTACGAGCATGCGCTGCCCATCTACAAGGCCATCGACGCTCGGCTTGGCGAAGCCAACACCCGAAAGGCCCTCGGGGACCTGTTCGTGCGCACCGCTAGGTTGAAGGAGGCGGAAGAGGCGTACGAGCATGCGCTGCCCATCTACAAGGCCATCGACGCTCGGCTTGGCGAAGCCAACACCCGAAAGGCCCTCGGGGACCTGTTCGTGCGCACCGCTAGGTTGAAGGAGGCGGAAGAAGCGTACGGGCATGCGCTGCCCCTGTACAAGGCTGTCGACGATCGCCTTGGCGAAGCCAACACCCGCGCGGGACTCGGTAACCTTGCGCTCGTCCGTCGCGAGTACGCAGCCGCCTTCCTGCACCAATGCGAAGCCCTCGCGCTCCAACGCCGTATCGACAACCAATTGGGTATCGCAGCGACCCACGCCTATCTGGCGCGGGTGGCTCTCGCGGCGGGGTACCTCATTCGTGCGGCCGCGCTCCTCCAGCCGGCGATCAACTACTTCACGTTGACGGACGATCATTTCGACCTCCTCCTCGCGCTAAATGACCTGGCTCGTGCCTATGGCGCGCTCAATCGTGAGGAGGCCGCCTTCGCCGCACTACTCCTCGCCTGGCACAACGCCGCCGTCATCGGCCACCCCTTCGCCGAACAGATGTCCCAAGCGACAAACGAACCCGGCCCGCCCTCCGGAGACGCGCTCGCCGAGGCTGAGCGTATCGTCCACGAAGCCCTCGCCGGCAGCCAAGCCGAGCTTGAGCGCCAAGGAATCGACCCCTACGCCCCTCTCGAGATCCCATGA
- a CDS encoding S41 family peptidase has product MRPRRGWLRNVGLVLAAFAGGAATSHLAHGRTQSTSPYDPFDQLAWVLVLVENHYVDPAERNKVVEGAIKGMVAELDPHSAYMTPQEYSLFQSDTEGKFGGIGVEVDFKDDRVTVLAPMEGSPAERAGIKPGDEIVAIDGKPVRGERLDRIITIMRGPEGSHVRITIRRAGVTEPIQLDLAREQIHVSSIVGKRLDNDVAYVRLRQFQAGTHDELLAAAGKLRAASKRPLKGVILDMRNNPGGLVDEAEAVADEFLDAGAIYSTRHRGQVIDEVKASTGGAFVSLPVVTLVNEYSASSAELLAGALQDNRRATVVGATTFGKGSVQTIFDLPGGAGMRLTTMRYYTPSGRSIQAQGISPDVRIESAKPLGPGEVLRESDLEGHLPAEAGGGTGSKGNVAKGPSVKATASDSGPQRDVPSDPSKSADFALATGYKLLLERIAGKR; this is encoded by the coding sequence ATGCGACCTCGAAGGGGATGGCTCCGGAACGTCGGACTCGTGCTCGCTGCTTTCGCGGGGGGGGCGGCCACGAGTCACCTCGCCCACGGCAGGACCCAGTCGACGAGCCCCTACGACCCGTTCGACCAGCTCGCGTGGGTCCTCGTGCTCGTCGAGAACCACTACGTCGACCCCGCCGAGCGCAACAAGGTCGTCGAGGGCGCCATCAAGGGCATGGTCGCCGAGCTCGATCCGCACTCGGCGTACATGACGCCGCAGGAGTACAGCCTCTTTCAGAGCGACACCGAGGGCAAGTTCGGCGGCATCGGCGTGGAGGTCGACTTCAAGGACGACCGCGTCACCGTGCTCGCGCCGATGGAGGGTTCGCCCGCGGAGCGCGCAGGCATCAAGCCCGGCGACGAGATCGTCGCCATCGACGGCAAGCCCGTCCGCGGCGAGCGGCTCGACCGCATCATCACGATCATGCGCGGCCCCGAAGGCTCGCACGTGCGCATCACGATCCGCCGCGCCGGGGTCACCGAGCCGATCCAGCTCGACCTCGCGCGCGAGCAGATCCACGTGAGCAGCATCGTGGGCAAGCGCCTCGACAACGACGTCGCGTACGTGCGCCTGCGCCAGTTCCAGGCCGGCACGCACGACGAGCTGCTCGCGGCGGCGGGCAAGCTGCGCGCGGCGTCGAAGCGACCGCTCAAGGGCGTGATCCTCGACATGCGCAACAACCCCGGCGGCCTCGTCGACGAGGCCGAGGCCGTCGCCGACGAGTTCCTCGACGCGGGCGCGATCTACTCGACGCGCCACCGCGGCCAGGTGATCGACGAGGTGAAGGCGAGCACGGGAGGCGCGTTCGTGTCGCTGCCCGTGGTGACGCTCGTGAACGAGTACTCGGCCAGCTCGGCGGAGCTGCTCGCAGGAGCGCTGCAGGACAACCGGCGCGCGACGGTCGTCGGCGCGACGACGTTCGGCAAGGGCTCGGTGCAGACGATCTTCGACCTGCCTGGCGGCGCGGGGATGCGGCTGACGACCATGCGCTACTACACGCCGAGCGGTCGCTCGATCCAGGCGCAGGGGATCTCGCCCGACGTGCGGATCGAGAGCGCCAAGCCGCTCGGGCCCGGCGAGGTGCTGCGCGAGAGCGATCTCGAAGGACACCTGCCGGCCGAGGCAGGCGGCGGGACGGGCTCGAAGGGCAACGTCGCGAAAGGGCCCTCCGTGAAGGCCACGGCGAGCGACTCGGGGCCGCAGCGCGACGTGCCGTCGGATCCGTCGAAGAGCGCCGACTTCGCGCTCGCGACGGGATACAAGCTCCTGCTCGAGCGGATCGCGGGGAAACGCTAG